A genomic window from Camelus ferus isolate YT-003-E chromosome 9, BCGSAC_Cfer_1.0, whole genome shotgun sequence includes:
- the CCER2 gene encoding coiled-coil domain-containing glutamate-rich protein 2 isoform X1, translating into MKPIFQMRKLGPRKGRSCLRLVCKWLPLNSNPDPPPSGVLSVSNPGFSGKRSPHPTCWSPGSGSWRTGGWGMNNLRVSGRLLPHSCFPAAGREGVAVMSLPLPCGATGAMGYKELPPQPAQRQGPWSGHPTMQRHRPTSMLLLPSLLVLLLRAATAAPLAPRPSKEELLSFSPSALPSTSPLTLHPQLTRCLAEVVTEVLMLGQANRGPCTALLHKEMCETEPYGCGPAEEKGLLVGDFKKQEAVKTRSSQEVRDEEEDEAAERTHKSELHKQAIREQLHSQLCQEEEEEKRRGPVETFEGLWKQHRGGGGGPGKQVAEQTSDETAQFEAEEKGVQVLGGGRSLWQGAEAGEGERHEDSPHRHHLHQPAAEPKQEKEEAWDREEHDVERLEHVRDELKKATEMLGEELRREG; encoded by the exons ATGaaacccattttccagatgagaaaactggggccaAGGAAGGGAAGGAGTTGCCTGAGGTTAGTCTGTAAGTGGCTGCCTCTGAATTCTAACCCAGATCCGCCTCCCAGTGGGGTGTTAAGCGTATCAAACCCTGGTTTCTCTGGGAAGAGAAGCCCCCACCCAACATGCTGGAGCCCAGGGTCTGGAAGCTGGAGGACTGGGGGATGGGGCATGAATAATTTAAGGGTCTCTGGCAGGTTGCTGCCCCACAGCTGTTTCCCTGCCgcgggcagggagggggtggcagtGATGTCACTTCCTCTCCCCTGTGGGGCCACTGGGGCGATGGGTTATAAGGAGCTGCCGCCCCAGCCCGCACAGCGCCAAGGACCCTGGTCCGGACACCCCACCATGCAGCGCCACAGGCCCACCTCCATGCTGCTGCTGCCTTCCCTGCTAGTGCTGCTGCTCAGGGCAG CCACCGCAGCTCCCCTGGCACCAAGACCCTCCAAGGAGGAG CTGCTCTCATTCTCCCCATCTGCCCTGCCCTCAACCTCCCCTCTGACCCTTCACCCCCAGCTGACCCGCTGTCTGGCAGAGGTGGTCACAGAAGTGCTGATGCTGGGCCAGGCCAACCGAGGCCCCTGCACGGCTCTCCTCCACAAAG AAATGTGTGAGACAGAGCCCTACGGCTGTGGGCCCGCCGAGGAGAAAGGCCTGCTGGTtggggattttaaaaagcaagaggcTGTGAAAACAAGGTCCAGCCAGGAGGTGAGGGACGAGGAAGAGGACGAGGCAGCAGAAAGGACCCACAAGTCCGAGTTGCACAAACAGGCCATCCGCGAGCAGCTCCACAGCCAGCtctgccaggaggaggaggaggagaagaggagggggccTGTGGAGACCTTTGAGGGCCTGTGGAAGCAGCATCGAGGAGGTGGCGGGGGCCCCGGGAAGCAAGTGGCAGAGCAGACCAGTGACGAGACGGCTCAGTTcgaggcagaggagaagggggtGCAGGTGCTGGGCGGGGGCCGCAGCCTGTGGCAGGGGGCTGAGGCGGGTGAAGGAGAGAGGCACGAGGACTCTCCGCACCGCCACCATCTCCACCAGCCAGCAGCTGAGCCcaagcaggagaaggaagaggcttGGGACAGGGAG GAGCATGATGTGGAGCGGCTGGAGCATGTGAGAGATGAGCTGAAGAAGGCAACGGAGATGCTGGGCGAAGAGCTCAGGAGGGAGGGCTGA
- the SARS2 gene encoding serine--tRNA ligase, mitochondrial isoform X2, giving the protein MAASVVRRLCLLVAGRGLQFRGGCTCNQSPRRSFATERRDRNLLYEHAREGYSALPQLDMEPLCAYPEEAARALEHRKGELRAEDLPAIISTWQELRQLREQIRSLEEEKGAVTEAVRALLVNQDNSQVEQVQLDLGASFIFGSSYSQTSFLPLGEGQLTLLYPKEAQLEEQFYLRALRLPNQTHPDVPVGDESQARVLHVVGDKPAFSFQPRGHLEIAEKLDIIRQKRLSHVSGHRSYYLRGAGALLQHGLVNFTLNKLIRRGFTPMTVPDLLRGAVFEGCGMTPNANPSQIYNIDPSRFEDLNLAGTAEVGLAGYFMDHSVAFRDLPIRMVCSSTCYRAETDTGKEPWGLYRVHHFTKVEMFGVTGPGLEQSSQLLEEFLSLQMEILTELGLHFRVLDMPTQELGLPAYRKFDIEAWMPGRGRFGEVTSASNCTDFQSRRLHIMFQTEAGELQFAHTVNATACAVPRVLIALLESNQQKDGSVLVPPALQPYLGTDQITTPTHVPLQYIGPNQPQKPRLPGHPASR; this is encoded by the exons ATGGCTGCATCCGTAGTGCGGCGCTTGTGTCTTCTGGTGGCTGGTCGAGGCCTGCAGTTCCGGGGAGGCTGCACCTGCAACCAGAGCCCAAGGAGGAGTTTCGCTACGGAGAGAAGAGACCGGAACCTCCTGTACGAGCACGCGCGCGAAGGCTACAGCGCGCTCCCTCAGCTAGACATGGAGCCGTTGTGCGCATACCCGGAAGAGGCCGCGCGCGCCCTGGAGCACCGGAAGGGGGAGCTACGGGCAGAAGATCTGCCCGCTATC ATCTCTACGTGGCAGGAGCTGAGGCAGCTGCGGGAGCAGATCcggagcctggaggaggagaagggggctgTGACTGAGGCAGTGCGGGCCTTGCTG GTGAATCAGGACAACAGTCAAGTGGAGCAG GTACAGCTGGATCTAGGTGCTAGCTTCATATTTGGTTCTTCTTATTCCCAGACCAGCTTTCTCCCATTGGGAGAAGGGCAG CTCACGCTCCTGTACCCCAAGGAGGCCCAGCTTGAGGAGCAGTTCTACCTGCGGGCGCTGAGGCTGCCCAACCAAACCCACCCAGATGTG CCCGTCGGGGATGAGAGCCAGGCCCGAGTGCTCCATGTAGTCGGAGACAAGCCAG CTTTCTCTTTCCAACCCCGGGGCCACCTGGAAATAGCCGAGAAACTCGACATCATCCGTCAGAA GCGTCTGTCCCATGTGTCTGGCCACCGCTCCTATTACCTGCGAGGGGCTGGGGCCCTCCTGCAGCACGGCCTGGTCAACTTCACACTCAACAAGCTCATCCGCCGG GGCTTCACCCCCATGACAGTGCCAGACCTTCTGCGAGGAGCCGTGTTT GAAGGCTGTGGGATGACACCAAATGCCAACCCATCCCAAATTTATAACATCGACCCCTCCCGCTTTGAGGACCTCAACCTGGCCGGGACAGCAGAAGTAGGGCTTGCAG GCTACTTCATGGACCACTCTGTGGCCTTCAGGGACCTGCCAATCAG GATGGTCTGTTCTAGTACCTGCTACCGGGCGGAAACAGACACAGGGAAGGAGCCGTGGGGGCTGTATCGAGTGCACCACTTCACCAAG GTGGAGATGTTTGGGGTgacaggccctgggctggagcaGAGCTCACAGCTGCTGGAGGAGTTCCTGTCCCTTCAGATGGAGATATTGACAGAGCTGGGCTTGCACTTCCG GGTCCTGGACATGCCCACTCAGGAACTGGGCCTGCCCGCCTACCGCAAGTTCGACATTGAGGCCTGGATGCCAGGCCGTGGCCGCTTTGGCGAG gTCACCAGTGCTTCCAACTGCACAGACTTCCAGAGCCGCCGTCTCCACATCATGTTCCAGACGGAGGCTGGGGAGCTGCAGTTCGCCCACACG GTGAATGCCACGGCCTGTGCTGTCCCCCGTGTCCTCATCGCGCTCCTGGAGAGCAATCAGCAAAAG GATGGCTCGGTGCTCgtgccccctgccctccagccctacCTTGGCACCGATCAGATCACGACCCCCACCCACGTGCCTCTCCAGTATATCGGCCCCAACCAGCCCCAGAAGCCCAGGCTCCCGGGCCATCCTGCCTCCCGCTGA
- the LOC106731097 gene encoding F-box only protein 17, whose translation MGALPSRQRLPADPPIALDALPPELLVQVLSHVPPRALVTRCRPVCRAWRDVVDGPTVWLLQLARDRSAEGRALYAVAQRCPPNSEDEEEFPLCALARYCLRAPLGRNLIFNSCGEQGFRGWEVEHGGNGWAVEKNLTLVPGAPSQTCFVTSFEWCFKRQLVDLVMEGMWQELLDSAQIEICVADWWGARENCGCIYRLRVRLLDVYENEVVKFSASPNPVLQWTERGCRQVSHVFTNFGKGIRYVSFEQYGRDTRSWVGHYGALVTHSSVKVRIRLS comes from the exons ATGGGCGCCCTGCCTTCGCGACAGCGGCTGCCCGCGGACCCGCCCATAGCCTTGGACGCGCTGCCCCCGGAGCTGCTCGTACAGGTGCTGAGCCACGTGCCACCGCGCGCGTTAGTGACGCGCTGCCGCCCAGTGTGCCGCGCCTGGCGCGACGTGGTGGACGGGCCCACCGTGTGGCTGCTACAGCTGGCCCGCGACCGCAGCGCGGAGGGCCGCGCACTCTATGCGGTGGCCCAGCGCTGCCCGCCCAACAGCGAGGACGAGGAGGAGTTCCCGCTCTGCGCACTGGCGCGCTACTGCCTCCGTGCGCCCCTCGGCCGCAACCTCATCTTCAATTCGTGTGGAGAGC AGGGCTTcagaggctgggaggtggagcATGGCGGAAATGGCTGGGCGGTGGAAAAGAACCTAACACTGGTGCCCGGCGCTCCTTCCCAGACCTGCTTCGTGACTTCTTTCGA ATGGTGCTTCAAGAGGCAGCTTGTGGACTTGGTGATGGAGGGGATGTGGCAGGAACTGCTGGACAGCGCCCAGATAGAGATCTGTGTGGCCGACTG GTGGGGCGCCCGGGAGAACTGTGGCTGCATCTACCGACTCCGGGTCCGCCTCCTGGATGTGTACGAAAACGAAGTGGTCAAGTTTTCGGCCTCGCCCAACCCAGTCCTTCAGTGGACTGAGAGAGGCTGCCGCCAG GTCTCCCACGTCTTCACCAACTTCGGCAAGGGAATCCGCTATGTGTCTTTTGAGCAGTATGGGAGAGACACGCGATCCTGGGTGGGACACTACGGCGCCCTCGTGACCCACTCCAGCGTCAAGGTCAGGATCCGCCTGTCCTAG
- the CCER2 gene encoding coiled-coil domain-containing glutamate-rich protein 2 isoform X2, with translation MKPIFQMRKLGPRKGRSCLRLVCKWLPLNSNPDPPPSGVLSVSNPGFSGKRSPHPTCWSPGSGSWRTGGWGMNNLRVSGRLLPHSCFPAAGREGVAVMSLPLPCGATGAMGYKELPPQPAQRQGPWSGHPTMQRHRPTSMLLLPSLLVLLLRAATAAPLAPRPSKEELTRCLAEVVTEVLMLGQANRGPCTALLHKEMCETEPYGCGPAEEKGLLVGDFKKQEAVKTRSSQEVRDEEEDEAAERTHKSELHKQAIREQLHSQLCQEEEEEKRRGPVETFEGLWKQHRGGGGGPGKQVAEQTSDETAQFEAEEKGVQVLGGGRSLWQGAEAGEGERHEDSPHRHHLHQPAAEPKQEKEEAWDREEHDVERLEHVRDELKKATEMLGEELRREG, from the exons ATGaaacccattttccagatgagaaaactggggccaAGGAAGGGAAGGAGTTGCCTGAGGTTAGTCTGTAAGTGGCTGCCTCTGAATTCTAACCCAGATCCGCCTCCCAGTGGGGTGTTAAGCGTATCAAACCCTGGTTTCTCTGGGAAGAGAAGCCCCCACCCAACATGCTGGAGCCCAGGGTCTGGAAGCTGGAGGACTGGGGGATGGGGCATGAATAATTTAAGGGTCTCTGGCAGGTTGCTGCCCCACAGCTGTTTCCCTGCCgcgggcagggagggggtggcagtGATGTCACTTCCTCTCCCCTGTGGGGCCACTGGGGCGATGGGTTATAAGGAGCTGCCGCCCCAGCCCGCACAGCGCCAAGGACCCTGGTCCGGACACCCCACCATGCAGCGCCACAGGCCCACCTCCATGCTGCTGCTGCCTTCCCTGCTAGTGCTGCTGCTCAGGGCAG CCACCGCAGCTCCCCTGGCACCAAGACCCTCCAAGGAGGAG CTGACCCGCTGTCTGGCAGAGGTGGTCACAGAAGTGCTGATGCTGGGCCAGGCCAACCGAGGCCCCTGCACGGCTCTCCTCCACAAAG AAATGTGTGAGACAGAGCCCTACGGCTGTGGGCCCGCCGAGGAGAAAGGCCTGCTGGTtggggattttaaaaagcaagaggcTGTGAAAACAAGGTCCAGCCAGGAGGTGAGGGACGAGGAAGAGGACGAGGCAGCAGAAAGGACCCACAAGTCCGAGTTGCACAAACAGGCCATCCGCGAGCAGCTCCACAGCCAGCtctgccaggaggaggaggaggagaagaggagggggccTGTGGAGACCTTTGAGGGCCTGTGGAAGCAGCATCGAGGAGGTGGCGGGGGCCCCGGGAAGCAAGTGGCAGAGCAGACCAGTGACGAGACGGCTCAGTTcgaggcagaggagaagggggtGCAGGTGCTGGGCGGGGGCCGCAGCCTGTGGCAGGGGGCTGAGGCGGGTGAAGGAGAGAGGCACGAGGACTCTCCGCACCGCCACCATCTCCACCAGCCAGCAGCTGAGCCcaagcaggagaaggaagaggcttGGGACAGGGAG GAGCATGATGTGGAGCGGCTGGAGCATGTGAGAGATGAGCTGAAGAAGGCAACGGAGATGCTGGGCGAAGAGCTCAGGAGGGAGGGCTGA
- the SARS2 gene encoding serine--tRNA ligase, mitochondrial isoform X1, whose protein sequence is MAASVVRRLCLLVAGRGLQFRGGCTCNQSPRRSFATERRDRNLLYEHAREGYSALPQLDMEPLCAYPEEAARALEHRKGELRAEDLPAIISTWQELRQLREQIRSLEEEKGAVTEAVRALLVNQDNSQVEQDPQYQSLRAHGREIRKQLTLLYPKEAQLEEQFYLRALRLPNQTHPDVPVGDESQARVLHVVGDKPAFSFQPRGHLEIAEKLDIIRQKRLSHVSGHRSYYLRGAGALLQHGLVNFTLNKLIRRGFTPMTVPDLLRGAVFEGCGMTPNANPSQIYNIDPSRFEDLNLAGTAEVGLAGYFMDHSVAFRDLPIRMVCSSTCYRAETDTGKEPWGLYRVHHFTKVEMFGVTGPGLEQSSQLLEEFLSLQMEILTELGLHFRVLDMPTQELGLPAYRKFDIEAWMPGRGRFGEVTSASNCTDFQSRRLHIMFQTEAGELQFAHTVNATACAVPRVLIALLESNQQKDGSVLVPPALQPYLGTDQITTPTHVPLQYIGPNQPQKPRLPGHPASR, encoded by the exons ATGGCTGCATCCGTAGTGCGGCGCTTGTGTCTTCTGGTGGCTGGTCGAGGCCTGCAGTTCCGGGGAGGCTGCACCTGCAACCAGAGCCCAAGGAGGAGTTTCGCTACGGAGAGAAGAGACCGGAACCTCCTGTACGAGCACGCGCGCGAAGGCTACAGCGCGCTCCCTCAGCTAGACATGGAGCCGTTGTGCGCATACCCGGAAGAGGCCGCGCGCGCCCTGGAGCACCGGAAGGGGGAGCTACGGGCAGAAGATCTGCCCGCTATC ATCTCTACGTGGCAGGAGCTGAGGCAGCTGCGGGAGCAGATCcggagcctggaggaggagaagggggctgTGACTGAGGCAGTGCGGGCCTTGCTG GTGAATCAGGACAACAGTCAAGTGGAGCAG GACCCGCAATATCAGAGTCTGCGGGCACACGGCCGGGAGATCCGGAAGCAGCTCACGCTCCTGTACCCCAAGGAGGCCCAGCTTGAGGAGCAGTTCTACCTGCGGGCGCTGAGGCTGCCCAACCAAACCCACCCAGATGTG CCCGTCGGGGATGAGAGCCAGGCCCGAGTGCTCCATGTAGTCGGAGACAAGCCAG CTTTCTCTTTCCAACCCCGGGGCCACCTGGAAATAGCCGAGAAACTCGACATCATCCGTCAGAA GCGTCTGTCCCATGTGTCTGGCCACCGCTCCTATTACCTGCGAGGGGCTGGGGCCCTCCTGCAGCACGGCCTGGTCAACTTCACACTCAACAAGCTCATCCGCCGG GGCTTCACCCCCATGACAGTGCCAGACCTTCTGCGAGGAGCCGTGTTT GAAGGCTGTGGGATGACACCAAATGCCAACCCATCCCAAATTTATAACATCGACCCCTCCCGCTTTGAGGACCTCAACCTGGCCGGGACAGCAGAAGTAGGGCTTGCAG GCTACTTCATGGACCACTCTGTGGCCTTCAGGGACCTGCCAATCAG GATGGTCTGTTCTAGTACCTGCTACCGGGCGGAAACAGACACAGGGAAGGAGCCGTGGGGGCTGTATCGAGTGCACCACTTCACCAAG GTGGAGATGTTTGGGGTgacaggccctgggctggagcaGAGCTCACAGCTGCTGGAGGAGTTCCTGTCCCTTCAGATGGAGATATTGACAGAGCTGGGCTTGCACTTCCG GGTCCTGGACATGCCCACTCAGGAACTGGGCCTGCCCGCCTACCGCAAGTTCGACATTGAGGCCTGGATGCCAGGCCGTGGCCGCTTTGGCGAG gTCACCAGTGCTTCCAACTGCACAGACTTCCAGAGCCGCCGTCTCCACATCATGTTCCAGACGGAGGCTGGGGAGCTGCAGTTCGCCCACACG GTGAATGCCACGGCCTGTGCTGTCCCCCGTGTCCTCATCGCGCTCCTGGAGAGCAATCAGCAAAAG GATGGCTCGGTGCTCgtgccccctgccctccagccctacCTTGGCACCGATCAGATCACGACCCCCACCCACGTGCCTCTCCAGTATATCGGCCCCAACCAGCCCCAGAAGCCCAGGCTCCCGGGCCATCCTGCCTCCCGCTGA
- the CCER2 gene encoding coiled-coil domain-containing glutamate-rich protein 2 isoform X3 encodes MVWPACGDAGHLLRVLSHPGPAQRQGPWSGHPTMQRHRPTSMLLLPSLLVLLLRAATAAPLAPRPSKEELLSFSPSALPSTSPLTLHPQLTRCLAEVVTEVLMLGQANRGPCTALLHKEMCETEPYGCGPAEEKGLLVGDFKKQEAVKTRSSQEVRDEEEDEAAERTHKSELHKQAIREQLHSQLCQEEEEEKRRGPVETFEGLWKQHRGGGGGPGKQVAEQTSDETAQFEAEEKGVQVLGGGRSLWQGAEAGEGERHEDSPHRHHLHQPAAEPKQEKEEAWDREEHDVERLEHVRDELKKATEMLGEELRREG; translated from the exons ATGGTGTGGCCAGCTTGCGGGGATGCTGGGCATTTGCTCAGAGTGCTGAGTCATCCAGGG CCCGCACAGCGCCAAGGACCCTGGTCCGGACACCCCACCATGCAGCGCCACAGGCCCACCTCCATGCTGCTGCTGCCTTCCCTGCTAGTGCTGCTGCTCAGGGCAG CCACCGCAGCTCCCCTGGCACCAAGACCCTCCAAGGAGGAG CTGCTCTCATTCTCCCCATCTGCCCTGCCCTCAACCTCCCCTCTGACCCTTCACCCCCAGCTGACCCGCTGTCTGGCAGAGGTGGTCACAGAAGTGCTGATGCTGGGCCAGGCCAACCGAGGCCCCTGCACGGCTCTCCTCCACAAAG AAATGTGTGAGACAGAGCCCTACGGCTGTGGGCCCGCCGAGGAGAAAGGCCTGCTGGTtggggattttaaaaagcaagaggcTGTGAAAACAAGGTCCAGCCAGGAGGTGAGGGACGAGGAAGAGGACGAGGCAGCAGAAAGGACCCACAAGTCCGAGTTGCACAAACAGGCCATCCGCGAGCAGCTCCACAGCCAGCtctgccaggaggaggaggaggagaagaggagggggccTGTGGAGACCTTTGAGGGCCTGTGGAAGCAGCATCGAGGAGGTGGCGGGGGCCCCGGGAAGCAAGTGGCAGAGCAGACCAGTGACGAGACGGCTCAGTTcgaggcagaggagaagggggtGCAGGTGCTGGGCGGGGGCCGCAGCCTGTGGCAGGGGGCTGAGGCGGGTGAAGGAGAGAGGCACGAGGACTCTCCGCACCGCCACCATCTCCACCAGCCAGCAGCTGAGCCcaagcaggagaaggaagaggcttGGGACAGGGAG GAGCATGATGTGGAGCGGCTGGAGCATGTGAGAGATGAGCTGAAGAAGGCAACGGAGATGCTGGGCGAAGAGCTCAGGAGGGAGGGCTGA
- the MRPS12 gene encoding 28S ribosomal protein S12, mitochondrial — protein sequence MSWSGLLRGLSTSLNYGLALVPQTWATRPMATLNQIHRKGPPKFPPRKLGPTEGRPQLKGVVLRTFIRKPKKPNSANRKCCRVRLSTGREAVCFIPGEGHNLQEHHVVLVQGGRTQDLPGVKLTIVRGKYDCGHVQKKK from the exons ATGTCATGGTCCGGCCTTCTCCGTGGCCTCAGCACGTCCCTAAATTATG GACTAGCCCTGGTCCCCCAGACCTGGGCCACGCGCCCCATGGCCACCCTGAACCAGATACACCGCAAGGGGCCTCCGAAGTTTCCTCCTCGGAAATTGGGCCCCACGGAGGGCCGTCCGCAGCTGAAGGGCGTGGTCCTGCGCACTTTCATCCGCAAGCCCAAGAAGCCCAACTCGGCCAACCGCAAGTGCTGCCGCGTGCGGCTCAGCACGGGCCGTGAGGCCGTCTGCTTCATCCCGGGAGAGGGCCACAACCTGCAGGAGCACCACGTCGTGCTGGTGCAGGGCGGCCGCACGCAGGACCTGCCCGGCGTCAAGCTCACTATCGTGCGCGGCAAGTACGACTGCGGCCACGTGCAGAAGAAGAAGTGA